A single region of the Hylaeus volcanicus isolate JK05 chromosome 5, UHH_iyHylVolc1.0_haploid, whole genome shotgun sequence genome encodes:
- the LOC128877468 gene encoding POU domain protein CF1A: MAATTYMPIGSAVSSELDVGSGSGIGMNIAVGGYSSGSPRSAADAGEMKYMPAPQHHHHHHHHHQVSSSPSPNGLSHPTASLSSANPWVSLQPSSDHWASSMGMHHTSHHPHHHPHQTNAGLDVKPLTAAATAAAAAAAANEQSMHHRGGPHQSPGMGSPHPWHAPVVPSAHYNPSGGAASPSTLQQYHAAMNGMLHPHPHQHHPQLHNHQTGLHPNLRDPGSPGGHPLHPGHAHDRDHSAGEEDTPTSDDLEAFAKQFKQRRIKLGFTQADVGLALGTLYGNVFSQTTICRFEALQLSFKNMCKLKPLLQKWLEEADSTTGSPTSIDKIAAQGRKRKKRTSIEVSVKGALEQHFHKQPKPSAQEINTLAGSLQLEKEVVRVWFCNRRQKEKRMTPPNTLAEGMMEGMPPGHQGQAGLHQGYHTQDHLHGSPMGHSHSPPMLSPQGLTGHSLAAH; this comes from the coding sequence ATGGCAGCTACCACGTACATGCCGATTGGTAGCGCAGTGTCTTCCGAGCTGGATGTTGGTTCGGGATCCGGGATCGGGATGAACATCGCCGTGGGTGGCTACTCCTCGGGCTCGCCTCGCAGCGCCGCCGATGCCGGGGAGATGAAGTACATGCCGGCGCCGCAGCATCATCACCATCATCACCATCATCACCAGGTGTCGTCGTCCCCGTCGCCTAATGGACTCTCGCATCCGACGGCGAGCCTTTCGTCGGCGAATCCCTGGGTGAGCCTTCAACCTAGCAGCGATCACTGGGCGTCCTCGATGGGGATGCACCACACCAGCCATCATCCCCATCATCATCCGCATCAGACGAACGCCGGGTTGGATGTAAAACCTCTGACCGCGGCGGCGACCGCAGCCGCGGCCGCTGCTGCTGCTAATGAACAATCGATGCATCATCGCGGTGGTCCTCATCAATCGCCGGGGATGGGATCGCCTCATCCTTGGCACGCGCCCGTCGTCCCGTCGGCGCATTACAACCCCAGCGGTGGCGCGGCCTCGCCCTCCACCCTGCAACAATACCACGCCGCGATGAACGGTATGCTGCACCCCCATCCGCATCAGCATCATCCTCAGCTGCACAACCACCAGACGGGACTTCATCCGAACCTGAGGGACCCGGGCTCGCCCGGCGGACATCCGTTGCATCCTGGCCACGCGCACGACAGGGATCACAGCGCCGGCGAAGAGGACACTCCGACCTCGGATGATCTCGAGGCGTTCGCGAAACAGTTCAAGCAACGGCGCATCAAGCTTGGATTTACCCAGGCGGACGTCGGTCTCGCGCTCGGTACTCTCTACGGCAACGTCTTCTCGCAAACGACGATATGCAGGTTCGAGGCGCTCCAGCTGAGCTTCAAGAACATGTGCAAGCTGAAGCCGCTGCTGCAGAAGTGGCTCGAGGAGGCGGACTCGACGACCGGCTCGCCGACGAGCATCGACAAGATCGCCGCCCAGGGCAGGAAACGAAAGAAGCGCACGTCGATCGAGGTGTCCGTCAAAGGTGCCCTCGAGCAACACTTTCACAAACAACCGAAACCCTCCGCGCAAGAGATCAACACGCTGGCGGGCAGCCTGCAGTTGGAAAAGGAGGTGGTCAGAGTTTGGTTCTGCAACCGACGGCAAAAAGAGAAGAGGATGACGCCGCCGAACACGCTCGCTGAGGGTATGATGGAGGGCATGCCGCCCGGACACCAGGGACAAGCGGGTCTGCATCAGGGATACCACACGCAGGATCACCTTCACGGCTCGCCTATGGGGCACAGCCATAGTCCACCGATGCTCAGTCCTCAGGGTCTTACGGGCCACTCGTTAGCGGCTCACTAG